One Electrophorus electricus isolate fEleEle1 chromosome 10, fEleEle1.pri, whole genome shotgun sequence genomic region harbors:
- the LOC113587072 gene encoding CCN family member 3-like — MKTFNDFSVALYICAQVTLCSLVLAQCPAACSCPEKPPTCGVQLILDDCACCVVCARQRGELCSEMHPCDLRKGLSCVYAGGAHKRTGVCLVHEGDSCTLGGSVYKNGESFFPSCSHRCTCRDGQVGCVPRCNLDVMLPGPDCPFPCKVQVPGECCEKWVCESQNEASNLGGFALAAYRQEETVGFDQWDPSTSCTEQTTEWGACSRTCGMGVSTRVTNKNTRCEMVKQSRLCMVRPCGTPGRQGSTQRGSRCMRAARSPEPFHFTFRNCTSVRAHRPRFCSQCADGRCCTPHLTHTAYLEFRCMGGRSIKRPVMFVATCACHQHCPQDDGVHAADPSLRP, encoded by the exons ATGAAGACGTTTAACGACTTCTCTGTTGCTTTGTACATTTGCGCACAG GTAACCTTATGCTCGCTGGTGTTGGCACAGTGCCCTGCTGCCTGCAGTTGCCCAGAGAAGCCGCCGACGTGCGGGGTGCAGCTTATCCTCGACGACTGCGCGTGTTGCGTCGTCTGCGCCAGGCAGAGAGGGGAGCTTTGCTCTGAGATGCATCCCTGCGATTTGCGAAAGGGTCTCAGTTGCGTTTACGCGGGAGGTGCGCACAAGAGGACGGGTGTGTGTCTGG TTCACGAAGGAGACTCCTGCACGCTGGGCGGCTCCGTCTACAAGAACGGGGAGAGCTTCTTTCCGAGCTGCAGCCACCGGTGCACATGCAGGGACGGGCAGGTCGGGTGCGTGCCCCGTTGCAATCTTGACGTGATGCTACCGGGACCCGACTGTCCTTTCCCATGCAAGGTCCAAGTGCCCGGCGAGTGCTGTGAGAAGTGGGTGTGTGAGTCTCAGAACGAGGCCAGCAACCTGGGGGGCTTTGCCTTGGCTG CATACAGGCAGGAGGAGACAGTGGGTTTTGACCAATGGGATCCCAGCACAAGCTGCACTGAACAGACCACTGAGTGGGGAGCCTGCTCACGCACCTGTGGCATGGGTGTGTCCACTAGGGTGACCAATAAGAACACACGCTGCGAGATGGTGAAGCAGAGCAGGTTGTGCATGGTCCGACCCTGCGGCACCCCTGGGAGGCAGGGAAGCACACAG cGGGGGAGCAGGTGTATGAGGGCAGCCAGGAGCCCCGAGCCTTTCCACTTCACATTCCGGAACTGCACGAGTGTCCGAGCCCACCGGCCACGTTTCTGCAGCCAGTGCGCCGATGGCCGCTGTTGCACACCACATCTCACGCACACAGCTTACTTGGAGTTCCGCTGCATGGGTGGCAGGTCAATCAAGAGGCCTGTGATGTTTGTGGCCACGTGCGCCTGCCACCAGCACTGCCCGCAGGACGATGGCGTCCATGCCGCCGACCCCTCGCTCCGGCCTTGA